In Coregonus clupeaformis isolate EN_2021a unplaced genomic scaffold, ASM2061545v1 scaf1275, whole genome shotgun sequence, a single genomic region encodes these proteins:
- the LOC121562873 gene encoding complement C1q-like protein 4 — translation MKTTACLLVSLCCCSLSAAGEETESQTSQDSCYPDLCKLLKDFGVMEEKLRTTVEKLGVMETQLKVSENQLEELKNHERAKVIFSAALGGNGHTGPFDHDTTLIYKEVITNIGSAYNPSTGVFAAPVAGVYYFSFFYHAGGDHAHYISLFRNGQRMASSSDHQCSSDGADNGGNAVTLQLEVGDQVFLRLMANAHVWDSVNVTTFSGFLLSYV, via the exons ATGAAGACTACTGCGTGTCTGTTGGTATCACTGTGCTGCTGCAGCCTGTCTGCGGCGGGAGAagagactgaatcccagacaTCACAGGACTCATGCTACCCTGACTTGTGCAAGCTGCTGAAAGACTTCGGTGTCATGGAGGAGAAACTGCGAACCACGGTGGAAAAACTGGGAGTCATGGAAACc cagCTAAAAGTTAGCGAGAATCAACTCGAGGAACTGAAAAATCACGAGAGAGCGAAGGTGATCTTTTCGGCTGCCCTGGGCGGGAACGGGCACACCGGGCCATTCGACCATGACACTACCCTGATCTACAAAGAAGTCATCACTAACATCGGCAGTGCCTACAATCCAAGTACAGGTGTATTTGCTGCCCCTGTTGCAGGGGTCTACTACTTCAGCTTCTTCTACCATGCGGGAGGAGATCATGCCCATTACATTTCCTTGTTCAGGAATGGACAGCGCATGGCCAGTTCCTCTGATCACCAGTGTAGCAGTGATGGAGCTGACAACGGGGGGAACGCAGTCACTCTACAGCTGGAGGTGGGGGACCAGGTCTTCCTACGCTTAATGGCTAACGCACACGTGTGGGACTCTGTAAACGTCACTACCTTCAGTGGGTTCCTGCTCAGCTATGTGTGA